TGTTGTGTCTAAATCTTTTTTAGATTTGCATTTTGCAAGTTTATCTGCAAATAATGGCAAATCCCGGTGCAGAATATTGTTTACCGGTTCCATAAATTTGTTAAATGATATTCCCGTAGTTACATCGTTATTAATTGATTCCTGGAGACAATTATCAAAAATATTTTCAATAGTTTTACCGATAAGGAATTTGAGATTTTTTTTCTGATTTTTTTCTGTAAATTCTTTTGGCTCACCCATTTGCTGTATATAAACAGCGGCCAGAGCGCACCAGTTTATAGCCCTTGTTCTTAAATCAGCAAGGAAGGGATCATCCTGATATAAGATACAACCGGCTAACCGTCCGTTTTTTTTAACCCATTCTTTAGCCCTGTCATATTTCGGGTGATTGAATTCAGCTAGATTTTCCTGATATGTTCTTTCTGTGTTCCAGTGAGAATCGGGATGCGGCAGACTTATTAATAAAGGCAGGAATTGCCGGTCGGTAGAGATAATGAATTTTAAAATGGACCATTCATTTAATATCTCAACATTTTGACCGAACAAATCATTATATGTGAGAATGCATTTACTCAGGTTTATAGTCGCATTTTCAGATGCATCCGCTTCAGGAACGGTCAGAATTTTGCTGAGACCGGAAATCAATTCAGCTAAAATATCGTTATTTTTTATGAGCGGCTGTTGCTGCGTGGGGATTATTAGGTTATGTTTTTTCGCCGAACAATCCGTATTGCCGGATGTTGCGGGGGTTAAAGATGAATTAATAGCGTAAGCTAAAGCGCTGATCATATTTACCTCAATTATTATTATCGTTGGGAATATGGAGAAAATTCAGAAATTTTTGCATAAATTCTCTATTCCTGAGCTCCTAATTTCAACAAAATAGCCTCAACTTCTTTCATATTGTTTTCTCTTGCCATTTTCAAAGCATTTTTGTTGTAATCTTTTGATTTTGCATGTATATCGATATTCTTGAATTTTAATAATTTTTTAGCAATTTCCATTCGCCTATGTCTGCAAGCATGCAATAGAGCTGTATAGCCATCCTCGTCTTGCACATTAATATTTGTATTTTTTATCTCTAACAATTTTTTAACAATTTCTGTACGTCCCCAATGAGAAGCCCAAATTAGGGCTGTTCGATTACCTCTAGCTTTAATGTTGACATCAATTTTTTTATTCTTTAGCAATTCTTTTACAATTTCAATATTGCCATTAAGGGAAGCCCATATTAATGCTGTCATATTCTCAAAATCCTGCACATTAACATCAATATCCCTTGTTTTTAGCAATTCTATGACCACGTCTGTATGTCCTAATCTCGCAGCGCTGGTTATAGCATAATTTTTATCAAACCTGCTTTGTCCGTTAACATCTGCGCCCGCCTGCAGTAGCTTGATAATGGCAAAACTATATTTATGTACTGCATTTATTAATTCATTGGACAGGAATCCGGGTTTTTTTATGGTATAAAGGGATTTTCTGGTGAAACCCAATTTCTCCAGGTCTCTGATAAGATTCTTTAAAACAGCATCCTTATTGCTTTGACTGAGCCTGGTTATACAGTTCCAGATGGAAATTCTGGCGCTTTGCTGTTCGTCAGACTTGC
This genomic window from Candidatus Margulisiibacteriota bacterium contains:
- a CDS encoding ankyrin repeat domain-containing protein, with amino-acid sequence MQKHKIIADIIKSKIPGIIQTAFRELAEGINIFESDDGWKILEEFLKLDPADNNKMLRVLLSEIKITGNANDLSFLAKNSRPEAKKLRKSDEQQSARISIWNCITRLSQSNKDAVLKNLIRDLEKLGFTRKSLYTIKKPGFLSNELINAVHKYSFAIIKLLQAGADVNGQSRFDKNYAITSAARLGHTDVVIELLKTRDIDVNVQDFENMTALIWASLNGNIEIVKELLKNKKIDVNIKARGNRTALIWASHWGRTEIVKKLLEIKNTNINVQDEDGYTALLHACRHRRMEIAKKLLKFKNIDIHAKSKDYNKNALKMARENNMKEVEAILLKLGAQE